A genomic segment from Luteibacter aegosomatis encodes:
- a CDS encoding TonB-dependent receptor: protein MTFARTALATALALSLYAGLARADDDTTPSTSTDSRDAKQLEAVSVIAPGETRQIQSIGVDEIVRQQAPGSSPLKALDKLPGVQFQAADPWGAYEWSTQINLHGFDQSRLGFTLDGIPLGTMGYGVTDGLQVTRAITSENLATVELAQGAGALGTASNTNLGGTVQFYSADPDMKAGVRVSQVLGSDSTRRTFARVDSGDHDGFSMYLSFAHADTDKWKGFGDQKSNQANLKAVYQWGDGNRISLFADGSKRKEYDYMDLSLTSQRALGWDWDYLQPDWNTAVQIANALNGKGDYPAVLNALPADYGKGDATYYAGGGIRRDGLAGLSGSFNLGGATLDATGYYHADRGEGQWATPYQASSPTVPISMRTTDYGLDRYGITSALKFSVANNDVEIGVWGEDANTNQERNFFPLGGQYTSLYVVYDDQAPFMRAFLQHYETKTRMAYAEDTLHLLDDALTVNFGAKSLRVTTDATSLVPTTSYAQGRMRASKGFLPQAGADYKLDANQDIYASYAKNLSAFGITPFSTSQQAFDDAKSRLKPEESQTWQLGYRAHGDTFEASVGVFYTRFENRLLVTTPCPAVVTCASSLNNVGDVKSRGADLAFIWKPVQGLSWLNSFSYNHSTYQDDYQSSGLIPTADKYVVGVPKTMFSSAVSYEIAGWRANLEGKYTGRRYITYTNDSSVPSYWVMNAGVAYDFGAVAGVDELSIGLNATNLLDKRYFATTGTNGYVAFDPNGYNQTLMAGAPRQYFVSLNAKF, encoded by the coding sequence ATGACGTTCGCCCGCACCGCCCTGGCCACCGCTCTTGCCCTTTCCCTGTACGCAGGCCTCGCGAGGGCCGACGACGACACCACGCCGTCCACGTCCACCGACAGCCGCGACGCGAAACAACTCGAAGCGGTATCCGTCATCGCTCCGGGCGAAACGCGCCAGATCCAGAGCATCGGCGTCGACGAGATCGTGCGCCAGCAGGCCCCGGGTTCCAGCCCGCTCAAGGCGTTGGATAAGCTGCCGGGCGTGCAGTTCCAGGCCGCCGATCCCTGGGGTGCCTACGAGTGGTCCACGCAGATCAACCTGCACGGCTTCGACCAGTCTCGCCTGGGTTTCACCCTCGACGGCATTCCGCTGGGCACGATGGGCTACGGCGTCACCGATGGCCTGCAGGTCACCCGCGCGATCACCTCCGAGAACCTCGCCACCGTCGAACTGGCGCAGGGAGCGGGTGCGCTGGGCACCGCGTCGAACACCAACCTCGGCGGCACGGTGCAGTTCTACTCCGCCGACCCGGACATGAAGGCCGGCGTGCGCGTGAGCCAGGTTCTGGGCTCGGATTCGACGCGGCGCACGTTCGCCCGCGTCGACTCCGGCGATCACGATGGCTTCTCGATGTACCTGTCGTTCGCCCACGCCGACACCGACAAGTGGAAGGGCTTCGGCGACCAGAAGAGCAACCAGGCCAACCTCAAGGCCGTTTATCAATGGGGCGACGGCAACCGCATCAGCCTGTTCGCCGACGGCAGCAAGCGCAAGGAATACGACTACATGGACCTGTCCCTCACCAGCCAGCGCGCATTGGGCTGGGATTGGGATTACCTCCAGCCGGACTGGAACACCGCCGTGCAGATCGCCAACGCGCTGAACGGCAAGGGCGATTACCCGGCCGTGCTGAACGCGTTGCCGGCCGATTACGGCAAGGGCGACGCCACCTATTACGCCGGCGGCGGCATCCGTCGCGACGGTCTGGCAGGCCTTTCCGGTTCGTTCAACCTCGGTGGCGCCACGCTCGACGCGACGGGCTACTACCACGCCGATCGCGGCGAGGGGCAATGGGCCACGCCGTACCAGGCGTCGTCGCCGACGGTGCCCATCTCGATGCGTACGACCGATTACGGACTGGACCGCTACGGCATCACCTCCGCGTTGAAGTTCAGCGTGGCGAACAACGACGTCGAGATCGGCGTGTGGGGCGAAGACGCGAACACCAACCAGGAACGAAATTTCTTCCCGCTCGGTGGCCAGTACACCTCGTTGTACGTCGTCTACGACGACCAGGCGCCCTTCATGCGCGCGTTCCTGCAACACTACGAAACCAAGACGCGCATGGCCTACGCCGAGGATACGCTACACCTCCTCGACGACGCGCTGACCGTCAACTTCGGCGCGAAGTCGTTGCGCGTCACCACCGACGCCACCTCGCTGGTGCCGACCACGTCCTATGCGCAGGGCCGCATGCGCGCGAGCAAGGGCTTCCTGCCGCAGGCCGGTGCCGACTACAAGCTCGACGCCAACCAGGACATCTATGCGTCGTACGCGAAAAATCTCTCGGCGTTCGGCATCACGCCCTTCAGCACCTCGCAGCAGGCCTTCGACGATGCGAAGAGCCGCCTGAAGCCGGAAGAGTCGCAGACGTGGCAGCTCGGCTATCGCGCCCACGGCGACACCTTCGAGGCCTCGGTGGGCGTGTTCTATACGCGCTTCGAAAACCGCCTGCTCGTCACCACGCCCTGCCCGGCCGTGGTCACCTGCGCCTCGTCGTTGAACAACGTGGGCGACGTGAAGAGCCGCGGCGCCGACCTGGCCTTCATCTGGAAGCCGGTGCAGGGACTGTCCTGGCTCAATTCGTTCTCGTACAACCACTCGACGTACCAGGACGATTACCAAAGCTCCGGCCTCATCCCCACCGCCGACAAGTACGTGGTGGGCGTGCCCAAGACGATGTTCTCAAGCGCCGTGAGCTACGAGATCGCGGGCTGGCGCGCGAACCTCGAAGGCAAGTACACGGGCCGCCGCTACATCACCTATACCAACGATTCGTCGGTGCCTTCGTACTGGGTGATGAACGCCGGCGTGGCCTACGACTTCGGCGCGGTGGCGGGCGTGGATGAACTCAGCATCGGGCTCAACGCCACCAACCTGCTCGACAAGCGCTACTTCGCGACGACCGGCACGAACGGTTACGTGGCCTTCGATCCGAACGGCTACAACCAGACGCTGATGGCGGGTGCGCCGCGGCAGTACTTCGTAAGCCTCAACGCGAAGTTCTGA
- a CDS encoding glutathione peroxidase — protein sequence MSSIYDHQVRTIDGQALSMEAYRGKTLLIVNVASRCQFTPQYQGLEAMYQRMRGQGFEILGFPCDQFGNQEPGADADIKSFCDLTYGVSFPLFSKIEVNGEGTHPLYAALKHAAPGLLGAEDIKWNFTKFLVDRSGAVVKRYAPAFTPDFIEREIADSPALA from the coding sequence ATGTCATCCATCTACGACCACCAGGTTCGCACCATCGACGGGCAGGCGCTCTCCATGGAGGCGTATCGCGGCAAGACGCTGCTGATCGTCAACGTCGCTTCGCGCTGCCAGTTCACCCCGCAGTACCAGGGCCTGGAGGCGATGTACCAGCGCATGCGCGGGCAGGGCTTCGAGATCCTGGGCTTTCCCTGCGACCAGTTCGGCAATCAGGAGCCCGGCGCCGACGCGGACATTAAGTCGTTCTGCGACCTCACCTACGGCGTGAGTTTTCCGCTGTTCTCGAAGATCGAGGTCAACGGCGAAGGCACGCACCCGCTGTATGCCGCGCTCAAGCACGCCGCGCCGGGGTTGCTCGGTGCCGAGGACATCAAGTGGAACTTCACCAAGTTCCTCGTCGACCGCTCGGGAGCGGTGGTGAAACGGTATGCGCCGGCGTTCACGCCGGACTTCATCGAGCGGGAGATCGCGGACAGCCCCGCGCTGGCCTGA
- a CDS encoding YkgJ family cysteine cluster protein, with the protein MGLACRPGCGACCIAPSISSPIPGMPQGKPAGVRCVQLTADNRCAIFGRPERPKVCDGLRPEAAMCGSGRAHALSWLAALEKATAA; encoded by the coding sequence ATGGGACTCGCCTGCCGCCCCGGTTGCGGCGCGTGCTGCATCGCCCCGTCGATCAGCTCGCCCATCCCCGGCATGCCGCAGGGCAAACCGGCCGGCGTGCGCTGCGTACAGCTCACCGCCGACAACCGCTGCGCGATCTTCGGCCGCCCCGAGCGACCGAAGGTCTGCGACGGCCTCCGACCCGAAGCCGCCATGTGCGGATCGGGTCGCGCGCACGCGCTGTCATGGTTGGCGGCGCTGGAGAAGGCCACGGCGGCATAG
- the aroE gene encoding shikimate dehydrogenase yields the protein MSAEAHRYAVFGHPIAHSLSPEIHSAFAKQLGIALDYRTIDAAPDDFVAEVKRFFAEGGLGANVTLPHKNVALALADKHTEAAARTGSANTLTPLVGGGIEAHNTDGSGFVRDITERHGFDLRGHDALLLGAGGAAKAVAWALMDAGVRSLTIVNRTPERADEIADAIGEPARCHTRYWDGLEGECFDLVVNATSIGVTGGDFALPMSIVQDHSTAYDLCYGAASAGFKGWAVAAGVRPDWFRDGLGMLVEQAADAFERWHGQRPDTDPVYRELRQRY from the coding sequence ATGAGCGCCGAAGCGCACCGTTACGCCGTGTTCGGTCACCCGATCGCGCACTCGCTGTCCCCCGAAATCCACTCGGCTTTCGCGAAGCAGCTGGGCATCGCCCTCGATTACCGGACCATCGACGCCGCGCCGGACGACTTCGTCGCCGAGGTGAAGCGCTTCTTCGCCGAGGGCGGCCTCGGTGCCAACGTGACCCTGCCGCACAAGAACGTCGCCCTCGCCCTTGCCGACAAGCACACCGAAGCCGCCGCGCGCACCGGGTCGGCCAATACCCTCACGCCCCTGGTCGGCGGCGGCATCGAGGCGCACAACACCGACGGCAGCGGCTTCGTGCGCGACATCACCGAACGCCACGGTTTCGACCTGCGCGGTCACGACGCCCTGCTGCTGGGTGCCGGCGGCGCCGCCAAGGCGGTGGCCTGGGCGCTCATGGACGCCGGCGTGCGATCGCTCACCATCGTCAACCGCACGCCCGAGCGTGCCGACGAGATCGCCGACGCCATCGGCGAACCCGCCCGGTGCCATACGCGCTATTGGGACGGCCTGGAAGGCGAGTGCTTCGACCTCGTGGTGAACGCGACCTCCATCGGCGTCACGGGGGGCGACTTCGCCCTGCCGATGTCCATCGTGCAGGACCATTCGACGGCCTACGACCTGTGTTACGGCGCCGCCTCGGCGGGCTTCAAGGGTTGGGCCGTCGCCGCCGGGGTCCGCCCCGACTGGTTCCGCGACGGCCTGGGCATGCTGGTGGAACAGGCGGCCGACGCCTTCGAACGCTGGCACGGGCAGCGCCCCGACACCGACCCGGTCTACCGCGAACTGCGCCAGCGTTACTGA
- a CDS encoding RimK family protein, with product MSRLVIVVEKASDWGSYYPSADVVTAMDYLREPVGGDDERTHVINLCRSYKYLGTGYYVSLLAEARGHKVIPSVRTVNDLRRRSLYGLDIDDLNQKLQKFLPAGGRDTTDFGVLVYFGETALPDLQDLARQIFDMFPCPLMRIEFERDRIWQVSAVKPVGLHTLDDAQEDAFATALEKFSRKIWRRPRTRKRFRYDIAMLVDPNEAMPPSNKKALKHFVEAGKHLGIEVDPIGRNDYQRLAEYDGLFIRETTASDNHTYRFAHRAEKEGMVVMDDPTSILRCTNKIFLNDLMVSRKLATPTTEILYRDDPKQLRELPDRLGLPLVLKIPDGSFSRGVVKVESREALEKAASELFAHSSLVIAQEYLYTEFDWRIGVLNHEPLYACQYFMSRGHWQIYNHGAKGTAKSGGFRTVPVREAPSEVVKLALKATQTIGDGIYGVDLKQVGDRPVVIEVNDNPSIDAGVEDAYLGEDLYLRIMQEFLRRMELKRLGIKG from the coding sequence ATGAGCCGGCTCGTCATCGTCGTGGAGAAGGCCTCCGACTGGGGCTCGTATTACCCGTCCGCCGACGTCGTCACCGCCATGGACTACCTCCGCGAGCCGGTCGGCGGCGACGACGAGCGCACCCACGTCATCAACCTGTGCCGCAGCTACAAATACCTGGGTACGGGCTATTACGTGTCGCTGCTGGCCGAGGCGCGCGGGCACAAGGTGATTCCTTCCGTGCGCACGGTGAACGACCTTCGCCGCCGCTCGCTCTACGGCCTGGACATTGACGACCTCAACCAGAAACTGCAGAAGTTCCTGCCCGCGGGCGGCCGTGACACCACCGATTTCGGGGTGCTGGTCTACTTCGGCGAAACGGCGTTGCCCGACCTGCAGGATCTCGCCCGGCAGATCTTCGACATGTTCCCCTGCCCGCTCATGCGCATCGAATTCGAGCGCGACCGGATCTGGCAGGTGTCGGCGGTGAAGCCGGTGGGCCTGCACACGCTCGACGACGCGCAGGAAGATGCGTTCGCGACGGCGCTGGAGAAGTTTTCCCGCAAGATCTGGCGACGGCCGCGCACGCGCAAGCGCTTCCGCTACGACATCGCCATGCTCGTCGATCCCAACGAGGCGATGCCGCCGTCGAACAAGAAGGCGCTCAAGCACTTCGTCGAGGCGGGCAAGCACCTGGGCATCGAGGTCGACCCGATCGGCCGCAACGATTACCAGCGCCTCGCCGAGTACGACGGCCTGTTCATCCGCGAGACCACGGCCAGCGACAACCACACCTACCGCTTCGCCCATCGCGCGGAGAAGGAGGGCATGGTGGTGATGGACGATCCCACCTCGATCCTGCGCTGCACGAACAAGATCTTCCTGAACGACCTGATGGTGTCGCGCAAGCTCGCCACGCCGACCACCGAGATCCTCTACCGCGACGATCCGAAGCAGTTGCGCGAGTTGCCCGACCGCCTCGGCCTGCCGCTCGTGCTGAAGATTCCCGACGGCTCGTTCTCGCGCGGCGTCGTGAAGGTGGAATCGCGCGAGGCGCTGGAGAAGGCGGCGTCCGAGCTGTTCGCGCACAGCTCCCTGGTGATCGCGCAGGAATACCTCTATACCGAGTTCGACTGGCGCATCGGCGTGCTCAACCACGAGCCGCTCTATGCCTGCCAGTACTTCATGTCGCGCGGCCACTGGCAGATCTACAACCACGGCGCCAAGGGCACGGCCAAGTCGGGCGGCTTCCGCACGGTGCCGGTGCGCGAGGCACCGAGCGAGGTGGTGAAGCTGGCGCTGAAGGCCACCCAGACCATCGGCGACGGTATCTACGGGGTGGACCTCAAGCAGGTGGGCGACCGCCCGGTGGTGATCGAGGTGAACGACAATCCGTCGATCGACGCGGGCGTGGAGGATGCGTACCTGGGCGAGGATCTCTACCTGCGCATCATGCAGGAGTTTTTGCGGCGGATGGAGTTGAAGCGGTTGGGTATCAAGGGCTGA
- a CDS encoding GNAT family N-acetyltransferase: MRPPPVTAAVRVRRAELSDLDDLVALEESSFAQDRLSRAQYRKHLDSESATVLVASANHRRFLGTAVVFFRKGTTVARLYSIATKPEAQGKGVGSALVAAAEDAGRAHGCRALRLEVRKDNAVAIRLYERLGYKRIGEYAAYYADGADAFRFEKPL, from the coding sequence ATGCGTCCACCCCCGGTTACCGCCGCGGTACGCGTTCGTCGCGCCGAATTGAGCGATCTCGACGACCTGGTCGCCCTCGAGGAATCGAGCTTCGCCCAGGATCGCCTGAGCCGCGCCCAGTACCGCAAGCACCTGGACAGCGAAAGCGCCACCGTCCTCGTGGCCAGCGCCAACCATCGCCGCTTCCTTGGCACCGCCGTGGTGTTCTTCCGCAAGGGCACCACGGTGGCGCGCCTGTACTCGATCGCCACCAAGCCCGAAGCGCAGGGCAAGGGCGTGGGCTCGGCGCTGGTCGCGGCGGCGGAAGACGCCGGCCGCGCGCACGGTTGCCGCGCCTTGCGCCTGGAAGTGCGCAAGGACAACGCCGTGGCCATCCGACTGTACGAGCGCCTGGGCTATAAGCGCATCGGCGAATACGCGGCCTATTACGCCGACGGCGCGGATGCCTTCCGGTTCGAGAAACCGCTCTGA